A region of Maribacter algicola DNA encodes the following proteins:
- a CDS encoding DUF6807 family protein, translated as MYKTILFLSVLLMHWGSLFSQKVTLQVTENNAVFLEGKDSVLVYQKEPKSFKGMYERANYIHPLFSLEGVPNTEDFPQDHLHHRGIFWAWHQLYLNDTKYGDGWEIRDFEWDVVSTSKIRENSMAVTLKSEVIWKSATAINDTYETRPLVKEINWITVYPKASNYRAIDIKIQLYPLFDTILIGGSDDEKGYGGFSARVQLSEDVLFKDSEGNITPQNTPVQGYNWIDIVSKVAQKEAPFGLTIIPLKDNLDYPNPWILRSKQSMQNAVYPYPGSLPVPLSSEIPLILNYRLVVHDGAIDTDTLFGIQKKYFNSMD; from the coding sequence ATGTATAAAACAATACTATTCCTTTCCGTCTTACTAATGCATTGGGGGAGTCTTTTTTCCCAAAAGGTAACCTTACAAGTAACCGAAAATAACGCTGTTTTTTTGGAAGGGAAAGATAGCGTTTTGGTCTATCAGAAGGAGCCCAAGTCTTTTAAGGGTATGTATGAACGAGCCAATTATATACATCCACTATTTTCCTTGGAAGGGGTACCCAATACAGAGGATTTTCCCCAAGATCATTTGCATCATAGAGGTATTTTTTGGGCTTGGCATCAGCTTTATTTAAATGATACAAAGTATGGAGACGGCTGGGAAATACGGGATTTTGAATGGGACGTTGTAAGCACGTCGAAAATCAGAGAAAATAGTATGGCGGTTACTCTAAAATCAGAAGTGATTTGGAAATCCGCTACGGCGATAAATGATACTTATGAAACCAGGCCCTTGGTGAAGGAAATCAATTGGATTACAGTATATCCAAAAGCATCCAACTACAGGGCAATCGATATAAAGATTCAACTGTATCCTTTATTCGATACTATTTTAATTGGTGGTTCTGATGATGAAAAAGGTTATGGAGGTTTTTCGGCACGGGTACAATTATCCGAAGATGTGTTATTTAAGGATTCCGAAGGAAATATAACTCCACAAAATACACCGGTGCAAGGATACAATTGGATAGATATTGTTAGTAAGGTAGCCCAGAAAGAAGCTCCCTTTGGCTTGACAATAATACCTTTAAAGGACAATTTGGACTATCCAAATCCTTGGATTCTTCGTTCCAAGCAAAGTATGCAGAATGCGGTGTATCCGTATCCGGGTAGCTTACCGGTTCCTTTGTCCAGTGAAATCCCCCTTATTTTGAATTATCGATTGGTCGTTCACGATGGTGCAATCGATACCGACACTTTATTCGGAATTCAAAAGAAATATTTTAACTCAATGGATTAG
- a CDS encoding DUF2911 domain-containing protein, translating to MKKIISLSLFIAVISFSNGLSAQKFSGLDKSPMDMASYPTDYKVSDKVVRIIYGRPQLKNRSLAELAPTGQVWRTGANEAAEITFYQDVNFGGKDIKAGTYSLFTIPGEQEWTVILNKNLNQWGSYFYDESGDVARIKVPNGSDASSLEEFSIAFKEVEKGAHMVMGWDKTRVAVPITW from the coding sequence ATGAAAAAAATTATTTCCCTATCCCTATTCATCGCTGTTATATCCTTTTCAAACGGCCTGAGCGCCCAAAAGTTCTCCGGATTGGACAAAAGTCCTATGGATATGGCATCCTACCCTACCGATTACAAGGTTTCTGACAAGGTGGTGAGAATCATCTACGGAAGACCTCAACTTAAAAACCGTTCCTTGGCGGAACTAGCCCCTACCGGACAAGTTTGGAGAACCGGTGCCAATGAAGCGGCGGAGATTACCTTTTACCAAGACGTAAATTTTGGAGGTAAGGATATAAAAGCTGGGACATATTCATTATTCACGATTCCAGGAGAACAGGAATGGACGGTTATCCTTAATAAAAATTTGAACCAATGGGGTTCCTATTTTTACGATGAAAGTGGCGATGTTGCAAGAATTAAAGTTCCCAATGGTTCCGATGCTTCAAGTTTGGAAGAGTTTTCCATAGCCTTTAAGGAAGTTGAAAAAGGTGCCCACATGGTCATGGGTTGGGACAAAACAAGAGTGGCGGTTCCCATCACATGGTAA
- a CDS encoding DUF885 domain-containing protein, translating into MNCKGFIVAIILLLSACTPERKTTKVATGNIDSLFVAFYDFQKEINPIESTKAGIDTYNDTIVNYISDRHQEYLRESYISFLSEMEKYPISELTKEDALSARVMEWDCRMKLEGLNNSIVTMASPIYNLPSFELMPLFQIQSLHLYVAQLAGGTSVQPFATQEDYVNWLHRLEDYLQFLDTCMEHMQEGMQKEIVLPKVLTLKMLPQIKTFLDIPLEENLFYQPVLNFPEAMDEDVRASLKSDYERMITEKILPKYQELHQFLEEEYLPACRDTDGLSALPNGRKTYNYLIRLHTTTEMTAEDIHALGQQEVERITGEMEKVKDELGFKGELNDFFIEVRNKRELMPFNDPAEVLEHFNGIHDRLSLQLDSVFNLRPKAGFHVKRTEAFREASASAEYVPGSKDAKRPGTFYVPIPNVNSYNVIHDEALFLHEAIPGHHYQLSLQQENQGLPEFLHPESMGVFVEGWALYAESLGKELGLYEDPYQYFGMLSMEMHRAIRLVVDTGIHAMGWTREEAIAYSLAHEAESEEGIIAEVERYMATPGQALSYKMGQLKIVELRNKAKMELGPKFDLREFHDQVLGSGSLPLMLLEEKINSWIESYK; encoded by the coding sequence ATGAATTGCAAAGGATTTATTGTAGCAATAATACTATTGCTTTCAGCCTGTACACCTGAGCGTAAAACTACAAAAGTAGCTACTGGCAACATAGATAGTCTTTTTGTCGCTTTTTACGATTTTCAAAAAGAAATTAATCCCATAGAGTCCACAAAAGCGGGGATTGACACCTACAATGATACCATTGTAAATTATATCTCAGACAGGCATCAGGAATATCTCCGTGAATCCTATATCTCGTTTTTGTCCGAAATGGAAAAGTATCCTATATCCGAGCTTACCAAGGAAGATGCCTTGAGCGCCCGGGTAATGGAATGGGACTGCCGTATGAAATTGGAGGGGTTAAACAATTCCATTGTCACTATGGCATCTCCTATCTATAACCTGCCCAGTTTTGAACTTATGCCCTTGTTCCAGATACAGTCATTACATCTATATGTGGCCCAGTTGGCCGGGGGCACTAGCGTACAGCCCTTCGCCACCCAGGAGGATTATGTAAATTGGTTACACCGTTTGGAAGACTACCTCCAGTTTTTGGATACCTGTATGGAGCATATGCAGGAAGGAATGCAAAAAGAAATCGTTTTGCCTAAGGTCCTTACCCTAAAAATGCTGCCACAAATTAAGACGTTCCTTGATATTCCCCTTGAGGAGAATCTCTTCTATCAGCCCGTGCTCAATTTTCCGGAGGCGATGGATGAGGATGTCAGGGCAAGCTTGAAAAGCGATTATGAACGGATGATTACAGAAAAAATTCTTCCGAAGTACCAAGAGTTGCATCAATTTTTGGAAGAGGAATATCTTCCTGCCTGTAGAGATACCGATGGATTGTCCGCCTTACCAAATGGCCGCAAAACTTATAATTATTTGATTCGATTGCACACTACCACGGAGATGACTGCGGAAGATATCCATGCCCTTGGACAGCAGGAAGTGGAACGTATTACAGGGGAAATGGAAAAGGTAAAAGATGAATTGGGTTTTAAAGGTGAATTAAATGACTTTTTCATCGAGGTGCGTAACAAAAGAGAACTGATGCCCTTTAATGATCCAGCTGAAGTTTTGGAACATTTTAATGGTATCCATGATCGATTAAGCTTACAATTGGATAGTGTATTCAACCTTCGCCCCAAGGCCGGTTTTCATGTGAAGCGTACCGAAGCGTTCAGGGAGGCATCGGCCAGTGCTGAGTATGTTCCGGGATCTAAGGATGCCAAACGGCCAGGGACCTTTTATGTGCCCATTCCCAATGTCAATAGCTACAATGTGATTCACGACGAGGCCTTGTTCCTACATGAGGCCATACCGGGCCATCACTACCAGTTAAGCCTACAACAGGAGAACCAAGGGCTGCCTGAATTTCTTCATCCTGAAAGTATGGGTGTTTTTGTGGAAGGGTGGGCCCTGTATGCGGAATCCCTAGGAAAGGAACTGGGCCTTTATGAAGACCCTTATCAATACTTTGGCATGCTCAGTATGGAAATGCACCGCGCCATTCGTTTGGTAGTGGACACGGGAATACACGCAATGGGTTGGACCCGTGAAGAGGCCATAGCCTATTCTTTGGCCCATGAAGCGGAGTCCGAGGAAGGTATCATTGCCGAAGTGGAACGGTATATGGCCACACCTGGTCAGGCGCTCTCCTATAAAATGGGCCAATTAAAAATAGTGGAATTACGGAATAAGGCCAAAATGGAACTAGGTCCTAAATTTGATTTACGGGAGTTCCATGATCAAGTGTTGGGCTCCGGAAGTTTGCCTTTAATGCTCTTGGAAGAGAAAATAAATTCCTGGATTGAGAGTTATAAGTAG
- a CDS encoding DUF6588 family protein: MKNLLTCFLLCSFSAAMAQDFNDLFAAGVEDAEQFTADYLEPLSESAIYNFSTGWYNTADAKPLGGFEISIIGNITGFKNKSDKKAFVLDPNDYQNLDFVDNPGIAREVSTALGDITGVEVFVEGQVAGITVRETFELPSGLSGEGLDFVPSGYLQGSVGLIKGTEIKARFLPKMEYEGASVGLIGFGLQHDFTKLLPADKILPVAISAVIGYTKVDGDYDLANFNLVQGNDQRIETSINTWAFNAVVSTRLPVINFYGGLGYVTGKSVTDVLGTYIVTAGPFASETYEDPFSITKKVNGVTGNVGAKLKLGFFRLNADYTLGEFNTWTFGVNFGFR; encoded by the coding sequence ATGAAGAATTTACTTACATGCTTTTTACTGTGTAGTTTTAGTGCCGCTATGGCCCAGGACTTTAACGACCTTTTTGCCGCCGGTGTGGAGGATGCAGAACAATTTACCGCGGATTATTTGGAGCCGCTTTCAGAAAGTGCTATTTATAATTTTTCTACAGGTTGGTACAATACGGCAGATGCCAAGCCCTTGGGCGGATTTGAAATATCCATTATTGGTAATATTACCGGATTTAAAAATAAGTCGGATAAAAAAGCTTTTGTTTTAGATCCCAATGACTATCAGAATCTGGATTTTGTGGATAATCCCGGCATTGCTAGGGAAGTTTCTACTGCCTTGGGGGATATAACTGGTGTAGAAGTATTTGTGGAAGGCCAAGTTGCGGGCATTACGGTTCGTGAGACTTTTGAGTTGCCTTCCGGACTTTCCGGAGAGGGCTTGGATTTTGTACCTTCTGGATACCTTCAAGGAAGTGTTGGCCTAATCAAAGGTACGGAGATAAAGGCACGGTTTTTACCCAAGATGGAATATGAGGGGGCTTCTGTGGGCTTGATCGGTTTTGGACTGCAACATGATTTTACTAAACTTCTCCCTGCGGATAAAATTTTACCGGTCGCCATTTCTGCAGTTATAGGATATACCAAGGTAGATGGTGACTATGACCTTGCGAATTTCAATTTGGTACAAGGAAACGACCAACGAATAGAGACGAGTATAAATACGTGGGCATTTAATGCCGTTGTTTCCACGAGACTTCCGGTAATCAATTTTTATGGCGGACTGGGCTATGTTACAGGAAAATCCGTAACGGACGTTTTGGGAACTTATATAGTGACTGCAGGACCTTTTGCTTCGGAAACATACGAAGACCCCTTTTCCATTACCAAAAAGGTAAACGGTGTTACGGGCAATGTAGGCGCCAAGCTTAAGTTGGGCTTCTTTAGGCTCAATGCCGATTATACTTTAGGAGAATTCAATACATGGACATTTGGTGTCAATTTTGGGTTTAGATAG
- the asnB gene encoding asparagine synthase B gives MCGIVCAFDVKESTEVLRPQLLEMSKKVRHRGPDWSGIYADDKAIMAHERLAIVDPASGKQPLLSEDGKLVLAANGEIYNHRELRKQFEGKYNFKTESDCEVILALYQEKGPHFIDEMNGIFGFAIYDSEKDEYFVARDHMGIIPLYMGWDQNGTFYVASELKALEGTCTKIALFPPGHYLHSSDGELKRWYKRDWMDYEAVKENETSIQAIKEALEAAVHRQLMSDVPYGVLLSGGLDSSVTSAIAKKYAQKRIESGDTVDAWWPQLHSFSVGLEGSPDLAAARKVADHIGTVHHEIKFTIQEGLDAIRDVIYNLETYDITTIRASTPMYLMARVIKSMGIKMVLSGEGADELFGGYLYFHKAPSPKDFHEETVRKLDKLHMYDCLRANKSLAAWGIEGRVPFLDKEFMDVAMRINPKDKMINGERMEKWVVRKAFEEMLPESVAWRQKEQFSDGVGYSWIDTLKELVANEVTDEQLANARFRFPIQTPTTKEEFYYRSIFEEHFPSDAAALCVPQEPSVACSTKIALEWDEAFKNMNDPSGRAVAKVHADAYVK, from the coding sequence ATGTGTGGAATTGTTTGTGCGTTTGACGTCAAGGAAAGTACGGAAGTATTAAGGCCTCAATTGCTGGAAATGTCTAAAAAAGTTAGGCATAGAGGGCCGGATTGGAGCGGTATTTATGCCGATGACAAAGCCATCATGGCCCATGAGCGTTTGGCAATTGTGGATCCTGCCTCTGGAAAGCAACCTCTTTTGAGTGAAGATGGAAAGTTGGTTTTGGCCGCCAATGGGGAAATATATAATCATAGAGAGTTGCGTAAGCAATTTGAGGGAAAATATAATTTTAAAACTGAATCCGATTGCGAGGTCATTCTAGCACTTTACCAAGAAAAAGGGCCCCATTTCATAGATGAGATGAACGGTATTTTTGGTTTTGCCATTTATGACTCTGAAAAAGACGAATATTTTGTGGCCAGGGACCACATGGGAATCATTCCTTTATATATGGGTTGGGACCAGAATGGAACCTTTTATGTGGCTTCGGAGCTTAAGGCTTTGGAGGGTACTTGTACCAAGATAGCATTATTTCCCCCAGGGCATTATTTGCATAGTTCCGATGGGGAATTGAAAAGATGGTACAAGCGCGATTGGATGGACTATGAAGCCGTAAAGGAAAACGAAACCAGTATCCAAGCAATCAAGGAAGCTTTGGAGGCTGCGGTGCACCGTCAGTTAATGTCGGATGTACCTTATGGCGTTTTATTGTCCGGAGGGTTGGATTCCTCGGTGACCTCGGCCATAGCTAAAAAATACGCCCAAAAGAGAATAGAGTCCGGCGATACGGTGGACGCATGGTGGCCACAGTTACACTCATTTTCAGTGGGACTAGAAGGATCACCGGATTTGGCTGCCGCCCGGAAGGTAGCGGATCACATTGGCACCGTGCATCACGAAATCAAGTTTACAATACAAGAAGGATTGGATGCAATAAGGGATGTTATCTACAATTTGGAAACCTATGACATTACAACGATCCGTGCTTCTACTCCTATGTATTTGATGGCACGTGTAATTAAGTCCATGGGAATAAAGATGGTATTATCAGGAGAAGGAGCGGATGAGCTTTTTGGTGGCTATCTATATTTCCACAAAGCACCAAGTCCAAAGGATTTTCATGAAGAAACTGTTCGAAAGTTGGATAAACTCCATATGTATGATTGTTTAAGGGCCAACAAATCTCTGGCCGCATGGGGCATCGAGGGCCGTGTGCCCTTTTTGGACAAGGAATTTATGGATGTGGCCATGCGTATCAATCCAAAGGATAAGATGATAAACGGTGAACGCATGGAAAAATGGGTGGTTAGGAAGGCCTTTGAGGAAATGCTACCCGAAAGTGTTGCTTGGAGACAAAAGGAGCAATTTTCGGATGGTGTGGGTTATAGTTGGATCGATACATTAAAGGAATTGGTGGCAAATGAGGTTACGGATGAACAATTGGCAAATGCCAGGTTTAGGTTTCCCATACAGACGCCCACAACCAAAGAAGAGTTTTACTACCGTTCCATATTCGAGGAACATTTCCCTTCGGATGCCGCTGCGCTATGCGTTCCCCAGGAACCATCCGTGGCCTGTAGTACCAAAATTGCTTTGGAGTGGGACGAAGCGTTTAAAAACATGAATGATCCATCAGGAAGGGCCGTGGCCAAAGTACATGCGGATGCTTATGTGAAATAA
- the gyrB gene encoding DNA topoisomerase (ATP-hydrolyzing) subunit B, which produces MSEEANKKQYSADSIQALEGMEHVRMRPSMYIGDVGVRGLHHLVYEVVDNSIDEAMGGHCDTISVVINEDNSITTKDNGRGIPVDLHKKEGVSALQVVMTKIGAGGKFDKDSYKVSGGLHGVGVSCVNALSSHLKATVYRDGKIWEQEYERGKALYPVKSVGETDDRGTVVTFRPDETIFTQTIEYSYETLSNRMRELSFLNKGVTISITDRRQKDDKGEFVSETFYSNEGLKEFVKFLDGNREPLIKSVISMEGEKNDIPVEVAMVYNTSYTENLHSYVNNINTHEGGTHLSGFRRGLTTTLKKYADASGMLDKLKFEIQGDDFREGLTAIVSVKVAEPQFEGQTKTKLGNREVSSAVSQAVSEMLTDYLEEHPDDAKIIVQKVILAAQARHAATKAREMVQRKTVMSVGGLPGKLSDCSEQDPTQCEVFLVEGDSAGGTAKQGRDRNFQAILPLRGKILNVEKAMQHKVFENEEIKNIYTALGVTIGTEEDSKALNLEKLRYHKVVIMCDADVDGSHIETLILTFFFRYMRELIEGGHVYIATPPLYLVKKGQKKQYAWTDKERDEIAASFSGGVSIQRYKGLGEMNAEQLWDTTMNPEFRTLRQITIENATETDRIFSMLMGDEVPPRREFIEKNAVYANIDT; this is translated from the coding sequence ATGAGCGAAGAAGCAAATAAAAAGCAATATTCAGCGGATAGTATCCAGGCTTTGGAAGGTATGGAGCATGTAAGGATGCGTCCTTCCATGTACATTGGGGATGTGGGTGTCCGTGGGTTGCATCACTTGGTCTATGAGGTGGTGGATAACTCCATAGATGAGGCCATGGGTGGACATTGTGATACCATAAGTGTCGTCATAAACGAGGACAATTCCATTACCACAAAGGATAACGGAAGGGGTATTCCTGTTGATTTGCATAAAAAGGAAGGTGTATCCGCCCTACAGGTCGTAATGACCAAAATTGGTGCTGGGGGCAAGTTCGATAAAGATTCCTATAAAGTATCCGGTGGTTTACATGGTGTTGGAGTTTCCTGTGTAAATGCGCTGTCAAGTCATCTAAAGGCTACGGTGTACAGGGATGGTAAAATATGGGAACAGGAGTATGAAAGGGGCAAGGCGCTTTATCCCGTAAAGAGCGTTGGTGAAACTGATGATAGGGGAACGGTAGTCACTTTTAGACCGGATGAGACCATATTTACCCAGACCATTGAATATAGTTATGAAACCCTCTCCAATAGGATGCGCGAACTTTCCTTTCTAAACAAAGGGGTTACCATTTCCATTACGGATAGAAGGCAAAAGGATGATAAGGGGGAGTTTGTGTCGGAAACATTCTACTCCAATGAAGGACTTAAGGAGTTTGTAAAGTTCTTGGATGGTAATAGGGAACCTTTGATTAAGAGCGTTATTTCCATGGAAGGTGAAAAGAACGATATTCCGGTGGAAGTTGCCATGGTATACAATACAAGCTACACGGAAAACCTACATTCCTATGTAAATAATATCAATACGCACGAAGGAGGTACCCATTTATCTGGTTTTAGAAGGGGGCTCACAACAACCCTTAAAAAATATGCCGATGCTTCCGGTATGTTGGACAAGCTAAAATTTGAAATTCAAGGGGATGATTTTAGGGAGGGCTTGACAGCGATCGTTTCCGTTAAGGTGGCGGAACCACAATTTGAGGGCCAGACCAAGACTAAATTGGGCAACAGGGAGGTTTCCTCTGCTGTTAGCCAAGCCGTATCGGAGATGTTGACGGACTATTTAGAAGAACATCCAGATGATGCAAAGATAATCGTGCAAAAAGTAATCCTAGCGGCCCAAGCCAGGCATGCAGCAACCAAAGCTAGGGAGATGGTTCAGCGAAAGACAGTAATGAGCGTGGGGGGATTGCCCGGGAAATTATCGGATTGTTCAGAGCAAGACCCTACCCAATGTGAGGTATTTCTGGTAGAGGGAGATTCTGCAGGAGGAACTGCCAAGCAAGGTCGTGACAGGAATTTTCAGGCCATTCTGCCCTTGAGAGGTAAGATTCTGAACGTGGAGAAGGCCATGCAGCATAAAGTTTTTGAAAATGAGGAAATCAAAAACATTTATACGGCACTTGGCGTTACCATAGGTACCGAAGAAGACAGCAAGGCTTTGAACCTCGAAAAATTGCGTTACCATAAAGTGGTAATCATGTGTGATGCCGATGTGGACGGTAGCCACATTGAAACCTTGATTTTGACGTTCTTCTTCCGCTACATGCGTGAGTTGATCGAAGGTGGCCATGTTTACATTGCTACACCACCACTATATTTGGTCAAAAAGGGCCAAAAAAAGCAATATGCCTGGACCGATAAGGAGCGTGATGAAATCGCAGCAAGTTTTAGTGGAGGTGTAAGCATACAACGATACAAAGGACTTGGTGAAATGAACGCTGAACAATTGTGGGACACTACTATGAACCCAGAATTCAGGACCTTACGTCAAATTACCATTGAAAATGCGACGGAGACGGATCGGATCTTTTCTATGTTGATGGGCGATGAGGTGCCTCCAAGGCGAGAATTCATTGAGAAAAATGCCGTCTATGCGAACATTGACACATAG
- the mdh gene encoding malate dehydrogenase — protein sequence MKVTVVGAGAVGASCAEYIAIKDFASEVVILDIKEGFAEGKAMDLMQTASLNGFDTKITGSTNDYSKTANSDIAVITSGIPRKPGMTREELIGINAGIVKTVSSNLIQHSPNVIIIVVSNPMDTMTYLVHKTTDIPKNKIIGMGGALDSARFKYRLAEAMDAPISDVDGMVIGGHSDTGMVPLTSHATRNSIKVSEFLSEERLQQVAEDTKVGGATLTKLLGTSAWYAPGAAVSALVQAIACDQKKMFPCSTLLEGEYGLNDICIGVPVILGKNGIEQIVDIPLSDAEKAKMKESAEGVSKTNGLLEL from the coding sequence ATGAAAGTTACAGTAGTTGGAGCTGGAGCGGTAGGAGCCAGTTGTGCGGAGTACATTGCCATTAAGGATTTTGCTTCAGAGGTGGTCATTTTGGATATTAAGGAGGGTTTTGCGGAAGGTAAGGCGATGGATTTGATGCAAACAGCATCCTTGAACGGTTTTGATACCAAAATTACGGGAAGTACCAATGATTATTCAAAAACTGCCAACAGCGATATTGCTGTCATAACTTCCGGTATTCCTAGAAAGCCCGGAATGACCCGGGAAGAGTTGATAGGCATCAATGCAGGTATCGTAAAGACGGTATCTAGCAACCTGATACAGCATTCTCCCAACGTCATCATTATCGTTGTGAGTAATCCAATGGATACCATGACCTATTTGGTTCATAAAACAACGGATATTCCAAAGAACAAGATTATAGGAATGGGGGGTGCGTTGGATAGCGCCCGTTTTAAGTATCGCTTGGCTGAGGCCATGGATGCTCCCATATCCGATGTGGACGGCATGGTCATAGGGGGGCATAGCGATACTGGAATGGTTCCTTTGACCTCGCACGCTACACGAAATAGTATCAAAGTATCCGAATTTTTATCCGAGGAGCGATTACAACAAGTTGCGGAAGATACCAAAGTAGGAGGTGCCACCTTGACCAAATTGTTGGGTACCAGTGCTTGGTATGCTCCAGGGGCAGCGGTTTCCGCATTGGTGCAGGCCATTGCCTGCGACCAAAAGAAAATGTTCCCTTGTTCCACGTTGCTGGAAGGAGAGTACGGCCTAAACGATATTTGTATAGGGGTGCCTGTTATCCTAGGTAAAAATGGTATCGAGCAAATTGTGGATATACCATTAAGCGATGCTGAAAAGGCAAAAATGAAAGAAAGTGCGGAAGGTGTTTCCAAAACCAACGGATTGTTGGAACTGTAG
- a CDS encoding NYN domain-containing protein yields the protein MDLNLAVLIDGDNIPSAYVKEMMEEIAKYGNPTIKRIYGDWTNPRLGKWKNVLLENAITPIQQYGYTQGKNATDSAMIIDAMDILYSGKVNGFCIVSSDSDFTRLATRLREAGMQVFGIGERKTPNPFIVACDKFIYIEILKSQSEEAINNTSQNDDKNQVDKITPKDLRFIATTIEDVADDDGWAFLGDVGSLLQKKQPNFDSRNYGFQKLTPLINSIPHFEIERREDSKGRNKLIYVRIKEKKHKKSK from the coding sequence ATGGATTTAAACTTGGCCGTATTGATAGACGGCGATAACATACCCTCGGCCTATGTCAAGGAAATGATGGAGGAAATAGCCAAATACGGCAATCCTACGATCAAAAGGATTTATGGCGATTGGACCAATCCCAGATTGGGAAAATGGAAAAATGTATTATTGGAAAATGCAATAACGCCTATTCAACAATACGGCTACACCCAAGGTAAGAATGCCACGGACTCCGCCATGATCATTGACGCTATGGATATCCTATATTCTGGCAAGGTCAATGGATTTTGTATCGTAAGCAGTGATAGCGACTTTACCAGGTTGGCTACGAGGCTTCGGGAAGCGGGAATGCAGGTGTTCGGTATCGGGGAACGTAAAACTCCCAATCCATTTATAGTTGCCTGTGATAAATTCATATACATAGAGATACTTAAGAGTCAGTCAGAGGAGGCCATAAACAATACAAGCCAGAACGATGATAAAAACCAGGTCGATAAAATAACTCCAAAGGACCTTAGGTTTATAGCCACTACCATAGAAGATGTAGCGGATGATGATGGATGGGCGTTTTTGGGCGATGTTGGAAGTTTGCTCCAGAAAAAGCAGCCAAATTTTGATTCAAGAAACTATGGCTTTCAAAAGTTGACCCCATTGATCAACTCCATACCACATTTTGAAATTGAACGTCGAGAGGATTCCAAGGGTAGGAATAAATTAATCTATGTTCGAATAAAGGAAAAGAAACATAAAAAATCGAAATAG
- a CDS encoding NIPSNAP family protein, whose protein sequence is MKNKIAITGLVLFLCLAITGQVFSQEQKREFYELKTYTIKNEAQEKAVDAYLKNAYLPALKRMGIENIGVFKVRPGKFVMADKIFVLIPFNSLDQFEKMEASLAVDKSHLSAGSDYITAKHDNPPYQRISSTLMRAFSEMPKMEPISVSSPRTDRVYELRSYESATEALYINKVSMFNEGGEVELFDSVGANAVFYAEVISGDSMPNLMYMTTYENMEKRDAVWKVFFGSEKWQELVNDQQYKNNVSKADIWLLYPTEYSDY, encoded by the coding sequence ATGAAAAACAAAATTGCGATTACCGGCCTTGTATTATTTTTATGTCTCGCCATAACGGGCCAGGTTTTCTCCCAAGAGCAAAAAAGGGAATTTTATGAGCTTAAAACCTATACTATAAAAAACGAGGCACAGGAAAAAGCTGTGGATGCCTATTTAAAGAATGCCTATTTGCCGGCACTTAAAAGAATGGGTATAGAGAACATTGGGGTTTTTAAGGTGCGTCCAGGTAAATTCGTGATGGCCGATAAAATCTTTGTATTGATTCCTTTTAATTCCTTGGACCAGTTTGAAAAAATGGAAGCTTCCTTGGCAGTGGACAAATCACATTTGTCAGCAGGTAGCGATTATATTACGGCCAAACATGACAACCCTCCGTATCAGAGAATAAGTTCCACCTTGATGCGGGCCTTTTCTGAAATGCCTAAAATGGAGCCAATTAGCGTTTCCTCTCCTAGAACGGATCGCGTATATGAATTGAGAAGTTACGAATCCGCTACGGAAGCACTTTACATAAACAAAGTATCTATGTTCAATGAAGGTGGCGAAGTTGAATTGTTCGATAGTGTGGGAGCCAATGCGGTTTTCTATGCCGAGGTTATCTCCGGTGACAGTATGCCCAATTTAATGTATATGACCACCTATGAAAACATGGAGAAAAGGGACGCTGTATGGAAGGTCTTTTTTGGTTCTGAAAAATGGCAGGAGCTTGTGAACGATCAACAATATAAAAACAACGTGAGCAAAGCAGATATCTGGCTTTTATATCCTACAGAATATTCCGATTATTGA